One window from the genome of Oceanisphaera sp. IT1-181 encodes:
- the rbsA gene encoding ribose ABC transporter ATP-binding protein RbsA: MANKIISALSQTVPHDNTPILSLTGIDKAFPGVKALDQAGLNVYPGQVMALMGENGAGKSTMMKVLTGIYQPDAGSIVYRGQPCRFKGPRDSQQEGIGIIHQELNLLDELTIAENIFLGREPVNAFGKINWTRLYADAQVLLDRLQIRQSPSTRLGDLSIGAQQMVEIAKALSFKADVIVMDEPTDALTDTETKALFRVIEELRADGCAIVYISHRLQEIFDICDRVTVLRDGKWIAEAAVSDIDEERLIELMVGRKLDEQYPRITVPQGPEVLKVENLSAPGISDVSFSLHQGEILGFSGLMGAGRTELVKALYGAERRTQGQVWLSGKPYAANHPQQGLAAGIAYISEDRKGDGLILGLSVKINMSLSALAEYSRGPQLDHDAERSAVDDFINLFKIRTPGREQLIGNLSGGNQQKVAIAKGLMTRPKVLILDEPTRGVDVGAKKEIYQLINRFKEEGMAIILVSSDMPEVLGMSDRIMVMHEGRINGEFNAVTATQEQLLAAAVGKTHQKEQA; this comes from the coding sequence ATGGCCAACAAAATAATATCAGCACTGTCTCAAACTGTGCCCCACGACAATACTCCCATATTATCGTTAACTGGCATCGACAAGGCGTTTCCGGGCGTAAAAGCCCTTGATCAGGCTGGGCTGAATGTTTATCCCGGCCAGGTGATGGCCTTGATGGGCGAAAATGGCGCCGGCAAGTCCACCATGATGAAGGTGCTCACCGGTATTTATCAGCCGGACGCGGGCAGCATTGTCTATCGTGGCCAGCCTTGTCGTTTTAAAGGCCCCCGTGACTCGCAACAGGAAGGCATTGGCATTATTCATCAAGAGCTGAACCTGCTGGATGAGCTGACCATAGCCGAAAATATTTTTCTCGGCCGAGAGCCGGTGAATGCGTTTGGCAAAATCAACTGGACTCGGCTGTATGCCGATGCTCAGGTATTGCTCGACCGTTTGCAGATTCGCCAGTCTCCCAGCACCCGGTTGGGCGATTTGAGCATTGGTGCCCAGCAAATGGTGGAAATTGCCAAGGCGTTGTCGTTCAAGGCCGATGTTATCGTGATGGATGAACCGACCGATGCCCTGACCGACACCGAAACCAAAGCCTTGTTCCGCGTGATTGAAGAGCTGCGGGCCGACGGTTGCGCTATTGTGTATATCTCTCACCGATTGCAGGAAATTTTCGATATTTGCGACCGCGTGACCGTATTACGCGATGGCAAATGGATTGCCGAAGCCGCGGTGAGCGATATTGATGAAGAACGGCTTATTGAACTGATGGTCGGGCGCAAATTAGACGAGCAATATCCGAGAATTACAGTGCCTCAGGGTCCGGAAGTACTTAAGGTCGAGAATTTAAGTGCGCCGGGCATTAGTGATGTGAGCTTTAGTTTGCATCAGGGTGAGATACTCGGATTTTCCGGCCTGATGGGCGCGGGGCGTACCGAGCTAGTTAAAGCACTCTATGGCGCTGAGCGTCGTACCCAAGGCCAAGTGTGGTTGTCGGGCAAACCTTATGCCGCCAATCATCCCCAACAAGGCCTGGCTGCCGGTATTGCCTATATTTCGGAAGACCGTAAAGGCGATGGCTTGATCTTGGGGTTATCGGTCAAAATTAACATGAGCCTGTCGGCGTTGGCCGAGTACAGCCGAGGCCCCCAGCTGGATCACGATGCCGAACGCAGTGCGGTGGACGACTTTATTAACCTGTTCAAGATCCGTACGCCCGGTCGCGAGCAGCTGATCGGTAACTTGTCCGGTGGCAACCAGCAAAAAGTGGCCATTGCCAAGGGGCTGATGACCCGACCCAAGGTACTGATCTTGGACGAACCCACCCGCGGTGTGGATGTGGGCGCTAAAAAAGAAATTTATCAGCTGATCAACCGTTTTAAAGAAGAAGGCATGGCCATTATTTTAGTGTCATCCGATATGCCAGAAGTATTGGGCATGAGTGATCGAATTATGGTGATGCACGAAGGGCGTATTAATGGTGAATTTAACGCCGTCACCGCAACCCAAGAACAACTGCTGGCCGCGGCCGTCGGTAAAACCCACCAAAAGGAACAAGCATGA
- a CDS encoding ABC transporter permease subunit, with translation MPAKGNIYPEVHVRSPLEQTWGVFRRNMLAMIGLWGLGLLSLLTLLAPWLAPYAATAQFNDALLMPPSWAADGNIDFFLGTDDLGRDLVSRLIFGTRLTFGNGVLAVLVALLVGGGMGIVAGMSKGYQASILNHLLDTLLSIPSLLLAIIFVAILGPSLLNTLIAITLALTPQFTRAIYNSVSQEMQKEYLTALRLDGGTRWHMLRYGVLPNLSDTIVSQTTRGLSVAILDITAVGFLGLGAQPPKPEWGTMLADAMELVYLAPWTVALPGLAILLSVLVVNMVGEGLRQAINEVMD, from the coding sequence ATGCCAGCCAAAGGTAATATTTATCCGGAAGTGCATGTGCGCTCGCCGCTGGAACAAACCTGGGGTGTATTTAGAAGAAATATGCTGGCCATGATTGGCTTATGGGGCTTAGGGCTCTTGTCTTTACTGACCCTGCTTGCCCCTTGGCTGGCCCCGTATGCGGCCACGGCGCAATTTAACGATGCGTTATTGATGCCTCCCTCTTGGGCCGCCGATGGCAATATCGACTTTTTTTTGGGCACCGATGATTTAGGTCGGGATCTGGTATCTAGGCTGATTTTTGGCACGCGCCTCACCTTTGGTAATGGTGTGTTGGCCGTGTTGGTGGCACTCTTGGTGGGCGGCGGCATGGGCATAGTGGCCGGCATGAGCAAAGGCTATCAAGCCAGCATTCTCAACCATTTACTCGACACCTTATTATCGATTCCCTCTTTATTACTGGCGATTATCTTTGTCGCCATTTTAGGCCCTAGCCTGCTGAATACGTTGATCGCCATTACGCTGGCGCTCACGCCACAATTTACCCGCGCTATCTATAATTCCGTGTCTCAAGAGATGCAAAAAGAATACCTGACCGCGCTGCGCTTAGATGGCGGCACCCGCTGGCACATGTTGCGCTATGGGGTGCTACCCAACTTAAGCGACACCATTGTTAGCCAGACCACACGCGGCTTATCGGTGGCGATTTTAGACATTACCGCCGTCGGCTTTTTAGGCTTGGGCGCACAACCGCCTAAACCCGAATGGGGCACCATGCTCGCCGATGCCATGGAGCTGGTTTACTTGGCCCCTTGGACGGTCGCCTTACCGGGCCTAGCTATTTTACTGTCGGTATTAGTGGTCAATATGGTCGGTGAAGGCCTACGCCAGGCAATAAATGAGGTAATGGACTGA
- the miaE gene encoding tRNA isopentenyl-2-thiomethyl-A-37 hydroxylase MiaE — protein sequence MLYIPSLDSEFAALLAPIHAFLRCETPDAWLEQAKLPENLSLILRDHLLCELKAAQSAMFLLKRYALTEQGVKDISKMIEPYEQFAYTRVGSLESLKGMNVLSKTIEARPDCAYGQDMIDKMVLLIREELHHFYQVLEIIEENQIKYDPIPASRYAKMMLKKVRTFEPEALVDKLIVCAFIEARSCERFAKLAPHLPPKIGKFYVSLLRSEARHYQDYLALAEQITGEDISDRVALFREVEAELIQAPDADFKFHSGCPRPFGQQ from the coding sequence ATGTTGTACATCCCTTCCCTAGACTCTGAATTTGCTGCCTTGCTGGCGCCGATACACGCTTTTTTACGCTGCGAAACGCCAGATGCTTGGCTCGAACAAGCAAAGCTGCCCGAAAACTTAAGCCTCATTTTACGGGACCATTTACTCTGTGAGTTAAAAGCCGCTCAAAGTGCCATGTTTTTACTAAAGCGTTATGCGTTAACAGAGCAGGGCGTTAAAGACATTTCAAAGATGATTGAACCTTATGAACAGTTCGCTTATACCCGAGTAGGGAGTTTAGAAAGCCTCAAAGGTATGAATGTCTTATCTAAGACCATTGAGGCTCGTCCTGACTGTGCTTATGGGCAAGATATGATTGATAAAATGGTGCTGTTGATCAGAGAAGAGTTACACCACTTTTACCAAGTGTTAGAAATTATTGAAGAAAACCAAATCAAGTATGATCCCATACCTGCTTCACGCTATGCCAAGATGATGCTAAAAAAAGTCCGTACCTTTGAGCCAGAAGCGCTGGTAGATAAGCTGATTGTTTGTGCCTTTATTGAAGCGCGTTCTTGTGAACGGTTCGCCAAGCTTGCCCCACATCTCCCGCCTAAAATCGGCAAATTCTATGTGTCACTACTGCGTTCCGAAGCTCGTCATTATCAAGATTATTTGGCGTTGGCTGAACAGATAACTGGCGAAGATATATCCGATAGAGTGGCGCTTTTTCGAGAAGTTGAAGCAGAGCTTATCCAAGCACCGGATGCGGATTTTAAGTTTCACAGCGGTTGCCCTAGGCCCTTCGGGCAGCAATAA
- a CDS encoding oligopeptide/dipeptide ABC transporter ATP-binding protein translates to MPLLDIRNLTIEIETPQGWVKAVDKFNLTLTEGEIRGLVGESGSGKSLVAETIVGIAKDTWHVTADRMHFDNIDLLSLSPAERRRIMGRDIAMVFQEPSSCLDPSEKVGAQLKEAMPARKAGKGRLWWQRWHWKHWNWRHKEALSLLHRVGIRDSRAVINAYPFELSEGECQKVMIAMAIANQPKLLVADEPTNALEASNQAQILRLLERVNKLSGTTILLISNDLTTFAQLTNNITVMYCGQAVESGSREQILTQPHHPYTAALLHMMPDLDGSLPHKSRLNTLPGAIPPLQSLPIGCRLGPRCPNAQKKCVQTPPLAKYKGQSYYCHFPLNMPEPKSK, encoded by the coding sequence ATGCCGCTGCTTGATATTCGAAATCTCACCATCGAAATTGAAACCCCTCAAGGCTGGGTAAAGGCGGTGGATAAATTTAATTTAACGCTGACCGAGGGAGAAATACGTGGGCTGGTCGGTGAGTCAGGCTCGGGTAAAAGCTTGGTGGCAGAAACCATAGTCGGTATCGCCAAAGATACTTGGCATGTTACAGCCGACCGCATGCACTTTGATAATATCGACTTATTAAGCCTGTCGCCGGCCGAGCGCCGACGCATCATGGGCCGCGATATCGCCATGGTGTTTCAAGAGCCATCCAGTTGTTTAGATCCGTCAGAAAAAGTGGGCGCTCAGCTAAAAGAAGCCATGCCCGCCCGCAAAGCGGGGAAAGGCCGTCTTTGGTGGCAGCGCTGGCACTGGAAACATTGGAATTGGCGCCATAAAGAGGCCTTGTCACTGCTGCACCGAGTGGGCATTCGCGACTCAAGAGCGGTGATCAACGCCTATCCTTTTGAGCTTTCAGAAGGGGAATGCCAAAAAGTCATGATTGCCATGGCCATCGCCAATCAACCCAAATTATTAGTGGCAGATGAACCGACTAACGCCCTAGAGGCATCCAATCAGGCGCAGATTTTACGGTTGTTAGAGCGAGTGAATAAGCTGTCGGGCACCACGATTTTATTGATCAGTAACGATCTCACCACCTTTGCTCAGTTAACCAACAACATTACCGTTATGTATTGCGGCCAAGCGGTGGAGTCTGGCAGTCGTGAGCAAATACTCACCCAGCCCCACCACCCTTACACGGCCGCTTTATTACATATGATGCCGGATTTAGACGGCAGTTTGCCCCATAAGTCTCGGTTAAATACCTTGCCGGGTGCCATACCGCCGCTGCAAAGCTTACCCATTGGTTGTCGACTGGGCCCTCGTTGCCCCAACGCGCAAAAAAAATGCGTGCAAACGCCGCCCTTGGCTAAGTACAAAGGGCAAAGTTATTACTGCCACTTTCCGCTAAATATGCCGGAGCCTAAGTCTAAATGA
- a CDS encoding ATP-binding cassette domain-containing protein encodes MDQVQPKPTTGSQVPLLKVDNLSRSFVTHSRFFRKVRKTAFHPLSFTLDRGQTLAIMGDSGSGKSTLAKVLAGVMPPTQGNIYIDGEKIEPGDDKKRCQLLRMIFQDPNTSLNPRSNIGKILEMPLSLNTNLDAAQRHELVLDTLRMVGLLPDHYHFYPQMISTGQKQRVALARALILSPNIIVADEAISNLDISVRSQIINLLLSLQTRLGLSYVLVANDLGVVRHISDHLILLHDGHVVEAGPTKKVLSNPQSEQGLRLLQNYHNEYRWRPKEK; translated from the coding sequence ATGGATCAAGTGCAGCCCAAACCCACCACCGGCAGCCAAGTGCCCTTACTTAAGGTGGATAACCTTAGCCGTAGTTTTGTCACTCATAGTCGTTTTTTTCGCAAAGTCAGAAAAACCGCCTTTCATCCCTTGTCGTTTACCTTAGACCGCGGCCAAACCTTGGCCATTATGGGAGATTCCGGCTCAGGTAAAAGTACGCTGGCCAAGGTGCTGGCGGGCGTGATGCCGCCCACCCAAGGCAATATTTATATTGATGGTGAGAAGATTGAACCCGGTGATGATAAAAAGCGCTGCCAGCTACTGCGCATGATATTTCAAGACCCCAATACCTCGCTTAACCCACGCAGTAATATCGGTAAGATCCTGGAGATGCCGCTTAGCCTCAATACCAATTTAGATGCGGCGCAACGTCATGAGTTGGTATTAGACACTTTACGTATGGTGGGTTTATTGCCGGATCATTATCATTTTTACCCGCAAATGATCTCCACTGGCCAAAAACAGCGGGTCGCCTTGGCGCGCGCGCTGATTTTATCGCCCAATATTATCGTGGCCGATGAAGCCATTTCTAATTTGGATATCTCGGTACGCTCACAAATCATCAATTTGTTACTCAGCTTGCAAACACGCTTAGGCTTATCTTACGTACTGGTCGCCAACGACTTAGGCGTGGTACGCCACATCAGCGACCACCTGATTTTATTGCATGACGGCCACGTAGTAGAAGCAGGCCCCACGAAAAAGGTATTGAGCAATCCGCAAAGCGAGCAAGGCTTACGTCTGTTACAAAATTACCACAATGAATATCGCTGGCGGCCAAAAGAGAAGTGA
- the rbsD gene encoding D-ribose pyranase, whose translation MKKTSLLNRHLSALVASVGHTDQIVLADAGLPIPAGPECIDLAVSPGLPSVEAVLAALLTELQLESVVLAQEIITVSPKLHQQLLARIAEAAIAQGKEIAVSYISHEQFKQDTTRAKAVVRTGECTPYANLILRCGVPF comes from the coding sequence GTGAAAAAAACCAGCTTACTGAATCGGCATTTATCAGCGTTAGTGGCCAGCGTCGGCCATACTGACCAAATCGTACTGGCCGATGCAGGATTGCCCATTCCCGCCGGCCCTGAGTGTATCGACTTGGCCGTGAGCCCAGGTTTACCCAGCGTAGAGGCCGTGTTGGCGGCGCTGTTAACCGAGTTACAGCTGGAATCTGTGGTATTGGCACAAGAAATCATCACCGTCAGCCCCAAGCTGCATCAGCAGCTGCTGGCTCGCATTGCCGAGGCAGCCATTGCTCAGGGCAAAGAGATAGCAGTGAGCTACATTAGCCATGAGCAGTTCAAACAAGATACCACTCGGGCCAAGGCCGTAGTGCGCACCGGTGAATGTACGCCTTACGCCAACCTGATATTGCGCTGCGGCGTGCCTTTTTGA
- a CDS encoding ABC transporter permease has translation MLLYLLRRLGLLISTLLMLTLIAFSLEFQLLSQPTQSFIEGYSLFLQQLLTGDFGVSSVSGLPVLGTLGQYFPATLELCLAAFIISLLVGVPAGTWAALHLNRWQDTSILTGTLIGYSVPVFWLGLLLVMFFSLNLGWLPVSGQLSLLYEIEQVTGIMTIDTLLADTPYRWPAFFDALRHLVLPALVLAIVPTTEVIRQIRSALLEVLKQNYIRAALTKGVSENHVILRHGLRNAFPMAIPTLGLQFGTVLTSAIMTEIVFDWPGLGRWLITSIALQDYAAIKAGTLAIATFTIVASAAVEVLSTLIYPARRRAIYASQR, from the coding sequence ATGCTGCTTTATTTGTTGCGTCGGCTCGGCCTGCTGATCAGTACCCTCTTGATGCTGACGTTGATCGCTTTTAGTCTGGAATTTCAGTTATTAAGCCAGCCTACCCAGAGCTTTATAGAAGGCTATAGCCTATTCCTGCAACAGCTACTGACGGGTGACTTTGGCGTATCAAGCGTGTCTGGTTTGCCGGTACTGGGCACCTTGGGGCAGTATTTCCCTGCCACCTTAGAGTTATGCTTGGCCGCGTTTATTATCTCTTTACTGGTGGGGGTGCCGGCCGGTACTTGGGCGGCGCTGCACTTAAATCGTTGGCAAGACACCTCGATTTTAACCGGCACCTTAATCGGTTATTCGGTGCCGGTGTTTTGGTTAGGCTTATTGCTGGTGATGTTTTTCTCACTGAACTTAGGCTGGCTGCCGGTATCTGGGCAGCTGAGCTTATTGTATGAAATTGAACAAGTGACCGGCATTATGACCATAGATACCTTATTAGCGGACACACCTTATCGTTGGCCGGCCTTTTTTGATGCGCTGCGCCACTTGGTGTTACCCGCTTTAGTGCTGGCAATAGTGCCGACCACAGAAGTGATCCGCCAAATTCGCAGCGCCTTGCTCGAGGTGCTTAAGCAAAATTACATTCGTGCCGCGCTAACTAAAGGCGTAAGCGAAAATCACGTGATTTTGCGCCACGGCCTGCGCAATGCCTTCCCCATGGCCATTCCCACGCTTGGGCTGCAGTTTGGTACCGTGCTGACCTCGGCTATCATGACGGAAATTGTCTTTGACTGGCCAGGCTTAGGCCGCTGGTTAATAACCAGTATCGCCTTGCAAGATTATGCGGCGATCAAGGCCGGCACCTTGGCTATCGCGACTTTTACCATAGTCGCCAGCGCCGCCGTTGAAGTGCTCTCCACCTTGATTTACCCCGCCAGAAGGAGGGCTATCTATGCCAGCCAAAGGTAA